TCCGTTTACGCGTCACTTCTACAAATACACGGAACTTGGGAATGCCGAAGATACACTTCAGGATATTCAGACGTTGGGTGTGAAGATTCAGTTCGTAATAACAAAGTTGTTCGGGGAGGTATGAGCGTGGAAGAGTATGTGAATGGCTTGGTTGCATGGGATACCATTATTCCGCCTCATTGGGAAGTCTGTCGTTTCAGGCAGATATTTAGCTTTGGACGTGGTATAAATATTACAAAGGCAGATCTCCAAGATGAGGGATTGCCATGTGTTACTTATGGTGATATCCACTCAAGATTTGGCTTTGAGTTGAAACCTGAAATTCACACACTTAGATGTGTTGATACTAGTTTTGCGACAAGTAATCCAGCGTCAATGCTTCACTATGGGGATTTTATCTTTGCCGATACCTCAGAGGATGTAGCAGGTTCCGGTAACTTTACCTATTTGAATAGTGAAGTGCCGACCATTGCGGGTTACCATACAGTCGTTGCCCGTCCTCATTTATCCAATTTAAGCCGGTTTTTGGCGTACGTATTTGATTCCGTTACGTTCCGAGCGCAGGTAGGTTCGAATGTTTATGGGATAAAAGTTTTCAGCATAACGCAGTCGATTCTAAAAAACACTCGCTTTCCTATGCCTCCACTCGACGAACAAGCCTACCTCGTTGCCTACCTCGATCGTCGTACTGCTGAAATAGATTCCTTACTCATCAACCTTCAATCGCAAGCAGAAATGCTTGACCGCTACAAACGGGAACTCATCGCGGGAGCGGTCACAAAAGGGCTTGATAAGTCGGCGGCGGTGAAGGACAGTGGCGTGGACTGGATTGGCGATGCCCCTAGTCACTGGGGAATCACGAAGATAAAGTGGATGTTCGAAATCGTTAAACGTATCTACGGCAAGGAAGACCGTGATGTGCTTTCTATTACGCAGCGTGGTTTGAAGGTTAAAGACATTCAATCCAACGATGGACAGTTGGCGGAATCTTACGCCAATTACCAGATGGTCAATTTCAATGATTTTGCC
The sequence above is drawn from the uncultured Sphaerochaeta sp. genome and encodes:
- a CDS encoding restriction endonuclease subunit S, with the protein product MEEYVNGLVAWDTIIPPHWEVCRFRQIFSFGRGINITKADLQDEGLPCVTYGDIHSRFGFELKPEIHTLRCVDTSFATSNPASMLHYGDFIFADTSEDVAGSGNFTYLNSEVPTIAGYHTVVARPHLSNLSRFLAYVFDSVTFRAQVGSNVYGIKVFSITQSILKNTRFPMPPLDEQAYLVAYLDRRTAEIDSLLINLQSQAEMLDRYKRELIAGAVTKGLDKSAAVKDSGVDWIGDAPSHWGITKIKWMFEIVKRIYGKEDRDVLSITQRGLKVKDIQSNDGQLAESYANYQMVNFNDFAMNSMDLLTGWVDCSSFEGVTSPDYRVFRFLPGKEQCHNYYKYLFQMCYKNRIFYRLGQGVSNLGRWRLQADQFLNMRFPQPPIEEQAKIAAYLDAKTAQVEDLIADISEQIEKLKQYRQIVIHDAITGKIKITEG